The following proteins are encoded in a genomic region of Phaeodactylum tricornutum CCAP 1055/1 chromosome 1, whole genome shotgun sequence:
- the Sec23 gene encoding predicted protein (putative Sec23 homolog, component of the vesicle Coat Protein complex COP II), whose translation MEGSWDVTASEEMSGTRLSFHCWPSSRLEATRSVAPFGALYTPLKKLPPQCAPQTTLPYDPIRCSCHAVLNPYCQVDFRSKLWVCPFCLQRNHFPPHYADNISETNLPAELIPQYATCEYELQTVPDQGPPCFLFVIDTCAQKEEISELSDSLQQALNLLPTDALVGLITFGTNVSVYDLSSDSIAKSYIFRGNREYSPGRVGELLGCNRHPGQQSQPNGQTSMGGPGQEVLERFLLPVSECSFVVESILDDLRCDPWPVPNDKRPARATGCALSVATSLLHLAIPRRGARIMLFTSGPCTSGPGAIVSRMKGEDMRSHADLAKNVEPLHKPACEFYNKAPIPTNAPHHAVDVFACSLDQVGLLEMSELVEATGGLTVLGDSFGQSVFKESLRRVFNRFPEEVPQDGGQLQMAFNASLEVLTSSEFKVSGAIGPVTSLHKAAPNVSEIEVGKGGTNAWGLGGVDPNTTVAIYFDVSNPGTTPLPEGKRRFIQFLTKYQHANGRTRLRATTLCGSFDQEAAAVLTARMAVHQTESDEVADVLRWVDRSLIRLCAKFAEYEPDDLNSFRLSPEFSLYPQFMFHLRRSQFLQLFNSSPDEAAYYRYILSRENTTNSLVMLQPTLLSYSFNGPPEAALLDSESVRADTILLLDTFFHVVVFHGETIAAWREQGYHEQDEHAAFRALLEAPQSDAQLIMDARFPVPRYIVCDQHKSEARFLMAKLNPSVTHNSNLDGSGSAQVNTDDVSLRVFMEHLMKLAVQT comes from the exons ATGGAGGGCTCCTGGGATGTCACTGCCTCGGAGGAAATGTCGGGAACTCGTCTTTCCTTCCATTGCTGGCCTTCGTCGAGGTTGGAAGCGACGCGCAGTGTCGCTCCTTTCGGGGCGCTCTATACGCCTCTCAAGAAGCTACCACCCCAGTGTGCTCCACAGACGACTCTACCATACGATCCGATTCGCTGTTCCTGTCACGCTGTGTTGAATCCTTACTGCCAGGTCGATTTTCGTTCCAAACTATGGGTTTGTCCATTTTGCTTGCAACGTAATCATTTCCCTCCGCATTATGCCGATAACATCTCCGAAACAAATCTTCCCGCGGAACTCATTCCACAGTACGCGACCTGCGAGTACGAACTACAGACGGTCCCGGATCAAGGACCcccttgttttcttttcgtcaTCGATACTTGCGCACAGAAGGAGGAAATCTCGGAGCTCAGTGATTCGCTTCAACAGGCGTTGAACTTGTTACCAACAGATGCTTTGGTCGGTCTTATTACCTTCGGAACAAACGTCTCAGTCTATGACTTGAGCAGCGACTCCATCGCCAAATCTTACATTTTCCGAGGCAATCGAGAGTACTCTCCTGGTCGTGTGGGGGAATTGCTCGGCTGCAACCGCCACCCCGGTCAACAGTCGCAGCCGAACGGACAGACTTCCATGGGAGGGCCTGGGCAAGAAGTTTTGGAGCGTTTTCTCTTACCTGTCTCTGAGTGCTCTTTTGTCGTTGAGTCAATCCTGGACGATCTCCGTTGCGACCCTTGGCCGGTCCCTAACGATAAGCGTCCCGCCCGAGCGACTGGCTGTGCCCTTTCCGTAGCCACTTCGCTTTTGCACCTCGCTATTCCTCGGCGCGGTGCGCGAATCATGCTATTTACGTCTGGTCCGTGCACCTCCGGACCGGGAGCGATCGTGTCACGTATGAAAGGCGAAGACATGCGATCGCACGCGGATCTGGCCAAGAACGTGGAGCCTTTACACAAGCCGGCCTGCGAGTTCTAT aataaGGCTCCAATCCCAACGAATGCACCACATCATGCCGTAGACGTATTTGCGTGCAGTTTGGATCAAGTCGGCTTGCTTGAAATGTCGGAACTTGTCGAAGCGACGGGGGGTCTGACTGTCTTGGGAGATTCGTTTGGACAGTCGGTATTCAAAGAATCGCTTCGGCGTGTATTCAACCGTTTTCCGGAAGAAGTTCCACAGGACGGAGGGCAGTTGCAGATGGCTTTTAACGCCTCGCTCGAAGTTTTGACAAGCAGTGAGTTCAAGGTTTCTGGTGCAATAGGTCCCGTCACTAGTTTACATAAGGCAGCTCCGAACGTATCCGAAATCGAAGTCGGAAAGGGAGGAACGAATGCGTGGGGTCTCGGTGGCGTAGATCCAAACACCACGGTCGCAATCTATTTTGACGTTTCAAATCCCGGAACTACACCCTTACCGGAAGGGAAGCGTCGTTTCATCCAGTTTTTGACGAAATATCAACACGCAAATGGGCGAACTCGACTTCGTGCAACTACGCTCTGTG GCAGTTTCGATCAAGAAGCAGCTGCTGTGCTGACGGCACGCATGGCAGTTCATCAAACTGAATCAGACGAGGTCGCCGATGTTTTGCGTTGGGTGGATCGTAGCTTGATCCGGCTTTGTGCCAAGTTTGCTGAGTACGAACCAGATGACCTCAACTCATTCCGACTCTCTCCAGAGTTCAGTCTCTATCCGCAGTTCATGTTTCATTTGCGTCGTTCTCAATTCTTGCAGCTGTTCAATTCGAGCCCCGATGAGGCAGCATACTATCGTTACATCCTATCGCGGGAGAACACAACGAACTCTCTGGTAATGTTACAACCTACTTTACTTTCGTACTCATTCAACGGCCCACCGGAGGCGGCCCTCCTCGATTCAGAGAGTGTGCGCGCCGACACGATTCTTTTGCTGGACACGTtctttcatgtcgttgtgtTTCACGGTGAAACTATTGCCGCCTGGCGTGAACAAGGCTATCACGAACAAGACGAACACGCTGCTTTTCGGGCTTTGCTCGAAGCCCCACAGTCTGATGCTCAATTGATAATGGATGCCCGCTTCCCTGTCCCTCGGTACATTGTTTGTGATCAGCACAAGAGTGAAGCACGATTCCTGATGGCCAAGTTGAATCCTTCCGTAACACACAATTCAAACTTGGATGGGAGCGGTTCAGCGCAGGTCAACACCGACGACGTTTCTTTGCGTGTGTTTATGGAACATTTGATGAAACTGGCCGTCCAGACGTAA
- a CDS encoding predicted protein, with product YDRSITTFDPSGRLLQVEYGMEASNRGVPILALKTDHEVFVFIRQAASASMIPGQKVHRIDEHIWIFTAGFAGDARVLASSLRSFCQRHRLSMGEAPTTSEVAREAAALQHELTRVGGARPLGCTAIVAGVDVSMNGETRLFRTDPGGVMEDCNFCAAGKDQDLSMNILEETYDACVAAD from the coding sequence TACGATCGATCCATCACAACCTTCGATCCTTCCGGCCGTCTTCTTCAAGTGGAATACGGAATGGAAGCTTCGAATCGTGGTGTACCGATTCTGGCGCTGAAGACTGATCACGAAGTATTTGTCTTCATCCGGCAAGCTGCTTCGGCTTCTATGATACCTGGGCAAAAAGTTCACCGCATAGACGAACACATTTGGATTTTTACGGCAGGCTTCGCGGGGGATGCACGAGTCTTGGCGTCCTCATTGCGGTCCTTTTGTCAGCGACATCGTCTTAGCATGGGCGAAGCACCAACAACGTCTGAAGTGGCCCGCGAAGCGGCCGCCCTACAGCATGAGCTGACGCGTGTTGGTGGGGCACGGCCATTGGGGTGCACCGCGATTGTAGCTGGCGTCGACGTATCTATGAATGGGGAAACGCGCTTATTTCGAACGGACCCCGGTGGGGTGATGGAGGACTGTAACTTCTGTGCAGCTGGAAAAGACCAGGACCTCTCCATGAATATTCTAGAAGAAACTTACGATGCATGTGTGGCTGCCGAC
- a CDS encoding predicted protein: EEQSGLLPTLHPDDRGKKCLVLDLDETLVHSSFRAVPGADFVIPVQIEDVVHFVYVAKRPGVDEFLIEMAKHYEIVIYTASLNKYADPLLDLLDPHQTIRMRLFRESCVYYEGSYVKDLSLLDRDLSQAIIIDNSPNSYVFHPENAIDCSSFIDDPRDRELDQISAFLKGIKDVKDVRGVAPRWRDWPDVAIEEQ, encoded by the exons GAAGAGCAATCAGGATTACTACCGACTCTTCATCCGGACGATCGCGGGAAAAAGTGCcttgttttggatttggatgaGACTCTGGTGCATTCTAGTTTCCGGGCAGTTCCTGGTGCTGATTTTGTGATTCCTGTACAG ATCGAAGATGTTGTACATTTTGTATACGTTGCGAAAAGACCTGGCGTTGACGAGTTCCTGATCGAGATGGCAAAGCACTACGAGATTGTCATCTACACTGCCAGCCTCAACAAGTACGCCGATCCGTTATTAGATCTATTGGATCCCCATCAAACGATTCGTATGCGTTTATTTCGTGAATCTTGTGTTTACTACGAAGGAAGCTATGTCAAGGACTTGTCTTTACTGGATCGTGATTTGTCCCAAGCAATCATCATTGACAATTCTCCCAATTCATACGTCTTCCACCCGGAAAACGCTATTGATTGTTCTTCATTCATTGACGATCCGAGAGATAGAGAACTCGACCAGATTTCAGCCTTTCTCAAGGGGATCAAGGACGTCAAAGATGTCCGTGGCGTTGCACCTCGCTGGCGCGACTGGCCTGATGTGGCTATTGAGGAGCAATGA
- a CDS encoding predicted protein — MIGSIKRKVTEIVYRGGIGERMERYHVLFDTGIWRIPHNSNWPESGVGLASEFGVGDDGDFCNYRCGWSGEEGVTNGVLGYREAKLGESFLKIGVGELIKGSCPTCDSTEDYKFNSPYQFAKLPIWHMAQNGPNAITLTHEATLNNHGYRLQKEIELDGKILTATSTLTNLGSDSFSTAWYAHNLFTCDNVAVGPGYSLDLDISGNQDGLYDEPGTWSWSTPLEKFATVQPNPESIHIEMRKALPPGVRIKTEFFNDGETQGSFNLFACKTSLSSKLSQVGQSSLSIWGADIPSLSTC; from the exons ATGATTGGATCTATCAAGCGGAAAGTGACAGAAATAGTATACCGAGGAGGAATCGGTGAAAGGATGGAACGATATCATGTGTTGTTCGATACTGGTATCTGGCGTATCCCGCACAACTCCAACTGGCCCGAAAGTGGTGTAGGACTAGCGTCTGAGTTCGGAGTAGGGGATGACGGAGATTTTTGCAACTATCGGTGCGGATGGTCGGGCGAAGAGGGCGTAACGAATGGAGTGCTGGGCTACCGCGAAGCAAAATTAGGAGAGTCGTTTCTCAAAATAGGGGTTGGAGAGCTCATAAAGGGGAGCTGTCCAACTTGCGATAGTACTGAGGATTACAAGTTCAATAGTCCGTACCAGTTCGCGAAGCTACCGATCTGGCATATGGCGCAAAACGGGCCAAATGCAATCACATTGACACATGAGGCTACTTTGAACAATCACGGCTATCggttgcaaaaagaaattgaactGGATGGTAAAATCTTGACCGCAACTTCTACATTGACAAATCTCGGATCCGATTCGTTCTCGACAGCGTGGTACGCACACAACCTTTTCACCTGTGACAATGTGGCCGTGGGACCTGGATACTCCCTAGACCTTGACATTTCCGGAAACCAAGACGGTCTCTACGACGAGCCAGGTACATGGTCGTGGTCCACACCTTTGGAGAAATTTGCAACAGTTCAACCAAACCCTGAATCGATCCATATTGAAATGAGAAAAGCACTGCCGCCCGGTGTCCGAATCAAGACAGAATTCTTCAACGATGGAGAGACCCAAGGCTCATTCAACTTGTTTGCTTGTAAAACCTCCCTTTCATCGAAACTCTCCCAAGTTGGACAAAGCAGTTTATCGAT TTGGGGCGCTGATATTCCTAGTCTTTCGACGTGCTAG
- a CDS encoding predicted protein, protein MWLLFVSSLLIMLHETAAFALRRSQHFQMQRRVDINHIHALRTVAPRVLTSRFTTPLTQDVAQRDASFDNVNGDHSRESPWKLLEGVNITVSANELLPSAPPLSYNKFLIMQDKRVVVTIRYSSGAGLKPYFLTVAKKLKASHTDVIIERRILPSVDKDEGEEATFEVLVDGKIVVGKGRPRKQKVARVDMSWARSVFVSMQELDLNISRARRRRRPSTMVYGEDNPQAPLEGSQD, encoded by the coding sequence ATGTGGCTCTTATTCGTTTCTTCACTTTTGATCATGCTTCACGAAACAGCGGCGTTCGCTCTAAGGCGCTCTCAGCATTTCCAGATGCAACGAAGGGTGGATATCAATCACATACACGCGTTGCGCACTGTCGCACCGCGAGTATTGACTTCTCGGTTTACAACTCCACTTACCCAGGACGTTGCCCAAAGAGACGCATCGTTTGATAACGTGAACGGAGATCATTCGAGAGAGAGCCCTTGGAAGTTACTGGAGGGAGTTaacatcacagtcagtgccAACGAACTTCTTCCATCGGCTCCGCCTCTATCCTACAACAAGTTTCTAATCATGCAAGATAAAAGGGTAGTGGTAACAATAAGATATTCAAGCGGGGCCGGACTAAAGCCATACTTTCTAACGGTGGCGAAGAAGCTCAAAGCCTCTCACACCGACGTGATTATTGAGCGTCGAATACTTCCATCAGTCGACAAGGATGAGGGGGAAGAAGCAACTTTTGAAGTCTTGGTTGACGGAAAGATTGTGGTTGGAAAGGGTAGGCCCCGGAAGCAGAAGGTTGCTCGAGTCGACATGTCATGGGCGCGGAGTGTATTTGTATCTATGCAAGAACTCGACCTCAATATTTCTCGTGCCCGACGGCGGCGAAGACCGTCCACAATGGTCTATGGCGAGGACAATCCACAAGCTCCTCTCGAAGGATCGCAAGATTAA
- a CDS encoding predicted protein: protein MIKVQGRITLFLLVLVRASSFASWLRCYIDLDDSEIIMNYQVLLPEDAPHLVHIEVSADGETWTDSFSFPAEAKTSIRARLRVPEELIRRDVQYVIESTNGGTFHDPAMCDGVRSHASAHDESVGLVIDGSVSERIELWAAWASGHEAVSLTPRLLLRRDDLIATEAIEL from the coding sequence ATGATAAAAGTGCAGGGTAGAATAACACTATTTCTGCTAGTGCTGGTACGAGCCAGCTCTTTTGCTTCCTGGCTTCGATGCTACATCGATCTTGACGACAGCGAAATTATTATGAACTACCAAGTTCTTCTACCCGAGGATGCTCCACACCTTGTACACATCGAAGTCAGCGCGGACGGCGAAACCTGGACCGACAGCTTCAGTTTTCCGGCGGAAGCCAAAACATCCATCAGAGCGCGCCTTCGAGTTCCAGAGGAACTCATCAGACGAGATGTTCAGTACGTGATAGAATCGACCAACGGTGGAACTTTCCACGATCCAGCCATGTGCGATGGAGTGCGATCGCACGCATCAGCTCACGACGAATCTGTTGGCCTGGTCATCGATGGGTCGGTGTCGGAACGCATAGAGCTCTGGGCCGCTTGGGCATCTGGTCACGAAGCCGTCTCCTTGACACCGAGGCTGCTTCTTAGACGTGATGATTTGATCGCCACTGAGGCAATAGAGCTGTAA
- a CDS encoding predicted protein, producing the protein MNVPNETLSEADISGQRKAETVVDASAIPVVLGHHLHDLPTLRADPNLDHTDHDQAVADAHDPLVEHANASVHQAHLMEGGINQHTQLVSNINAAIGDLVDNTHIDQPEQPQQHEVQELAQQSVMEKDAIWEPAVHDVLSGRGASVNAHEGNKKFRAFSFIRKPEFEAANHAAKRRIATEIVTATVSNYGSRFLKRKVDKGPWYEMTMEQAILKACQVMRDHRRPDRIAQRELSANSGKKRVRATTTPLDDLPLPPPPCPDQPIVENPYGVHEYDILCGRGAYVNGHVGNARLRHLALERKAQFDSANYTEKRALATEMVTIIRSLEPPGRFLKRVDMKTAHKSDNWILPPKGVEGAWEELADEKAIHKACQVMRDIDRPDRREREERRKLRKLRKHNVDTTAEPLNIGISQQYREHQENMRLQLHQHSQRHQDPYQSDNEAIPLLEDQDMGASSTSEAVDASVVEAMDRVFDGMPDGAMSSHQSAGGSHGLTSI; encoded by the coding sequence ATGAACGTTCCGAACGAGACGTTATCCGAAGCGGATATCTCGGGACAGCGCAAAGCCGAAACTGTGGTCGACGCCAGTGCCATTCCGGTGGTGTTGGGTCACCACTTACACGATCTACCGACGCTACGCGCGGACCCCAATCTTGACCACACGGACCATGACCAAGCGGTGGCTGATGCTCACGATCCTCTAGTAGAACATGCCAATGCTAGTGTACACCAAGCACATTTGATGGAAGGAGGTATCAATCAGCATACGCAACTTGTCAGTAATATTAATGCTGCTATCGGAGACCTAGTTGACAATACTCACATAGACCAACCGGAGCAACCCCAACAACATGAAGTCCAAGAACTAGCGCAGCAGTCCGTCATGGAGAAGGATGCGATTTGGGAACCTGCCGTCCACGATGTCCTTTCTGGACGCGGTGCGTCGGTTAATGCACACgaaggcaacaaaaagtttCGAGCCTTCAGCTTCATTCGCAAGCCGGAATTTGAAGCCGCAAATCATGCTGCGAAACGACGGATCGCCACTGAGATTGTAACTGCTACAGTTTCCAATTACGGGTCACGTTTCCTCAAGCGCAAGGTCGACAAGGGACCCTGGTATGAGATGACAATGGAACAGGCGATTCTAAAAGCTTGCCAGGTGATGCGTGATCATCGACGTCCGGATCGGATCGCACAGCGAGAGCTATCAGCAAACTCTGGAAAGAAGCGCGTTCGCGCTACAACAACGCCGCTGGATGATCTTCCGCtaccgccaccaccatgTCCTGACCAACCGATTGTGGAAAATCCATACGGAGTGCACGAATACGATATTTTATGTGGACGCGGAGCCTATGTCAACGGACACGTGGGAAATGCTCGCCTCCGCCATCTTGCGTTGGAGCGCAAAGCGCAATTTGATTCTGCAAACTATACAGAAAAGCGAGCTTTGGCAACTGAAATGGTTACCATCATCCGAAGCTTGGAACCCCCTGGGCGTTTCTTGAAGCGAGTAGATATGAAGACGGCCCACAAGTCGGACAACTGGATCCTACCACCCAAGGGGGTCGAAGGTGCCTGGGAAGAGCTTGCGGACGAGAAAGCAATACACAAGGCTTGCCAAGTGATGCGAGACATAGATCGCCCTGATCGGCGCGAACGAGAAGAGCGTCGGAAGCTCCGGAAGCTACGAAAACACAATGTAGACACAACTGCGGAACCGCTGAATATTGGCATTTCTCAGCAGTACCGGGAGCACCAGGAAAACATGCGACTTCAACTGCATCAGCACAGTCAGCGCCATCAAGATCCGTATCAGTCCGATAATGAAGCGATTCCACTCTTGGAAGATCAGGACATGGGCGCTTCCTCAACCAGTGAAGCTGTAGACGCGTCCGTCGTGGAAGCAATGGATCGTGTTTTTGATGGTATGCCAGATGGCGCTATGTCTAGCCATCAAAGCGCAGGCGGCTCACATGGCTTGACGTCGATTTAA
- a CDS encoding predicted protein, whose protein sequence is MQRSTSAAATGAGQGVKEVTATSESRTKSSQNSYDGGCLSRSAGRSDSSRECRRRHHLSSSTECHDSSGERLIHRHTNRQVCDFFIHGETKFPSTMSYLSDAQRSDGATVCSGSVTEDIEVESIISQEDQPSQARHSPSSLEKTFQGRRVGLNGRAVEFVEASFQVSSRKPSVSRKPFSSYATSYQLKSLLDGDGGISLHSMGPPLSRALLMHKEGASSRGSGSVKSFDSNTSCVAGTAYSDDGGGSLDVETHSYHSQDEDNGCNFRSGKESSSQTSSTKSFWSHAGGDTAAMLNTDNLQCSLESESRTLSPCPIYTIDDVAALLQSGQAVQLEEVEAMETTQVGTLPVENGRISPGGTIYKGRGTRRYQGRYMHLPLKRFHQNGIHLDAVNEGETEENRHGEFQEYHSNDPRLTLKSSRPKAIVKEEKAFTSYIRRTNAPFRVWEGALPVTFH, encoded by the exons ATGCAACGATCGACGTCTGCCGCTGCTACCGGAGCTGGCCAGGGCGTCAAAGAAGTCACTGCAACATCTGAATCGCGAACAAAGTCTTCCCAAAATAGCTATGACGGTGGGTGTCTTTCTCGAAGCGCGGGGCGTAGCGACAGCTCGAGAGagtgtcgtcgccgccatCATTTGAGCTCGTCAACCGAGTGCCATGATAGCAGTGGAGAAAGACTAATTCACCGTCACACGAATCGGCAGGTGTGCGATTTTTTCATTCATGGAGAAACAAAGTTCCCTTCTACCATGTCGTACTTGTCGGATGCGCAGCGGAGCGATGGTGCGACTGTCTGTTCCGGAAGTGTCACGGAAGACATCGAGGTGGAGAGCATCATATCACAGGAGGACCAACCGTCACAAGCTCGTCACTCTCCAAGTTCCTTAGAAAAAACGTTTCAAGGACGAAGAGTAGGCTTAAATGGCAGAGCTGTAGAGTTTGTTGAAGCTTCCTTCCAGGTATCATCCCGAAAGCCTTCGGTTTCACGaaagcctttttcttcctaCGCCACTAGCTACCAGCTGAAGTCTCTTTTAGATGGCGATGGTGGAATAAGCCTACACAGTATGGGACCACCACTGAGTAGGGCGCTGTTAATGCACAAAGAAGGCGCATCTTCCCGAGGGTCAGGCTCTGTCAAGTCATTTGACTCAAACACGAGTTGCGTTGCAGGAACAGCATACTCCGATGATGGCGGCGGGTCGCTGGATGTGGAAACGCATTcctatcacagtcaagatgAGGACAACGGCTGCAACTTTCGAAGTGGGAAGGAATCTTCTTCACAAACAAGCTCTACCAAATCGTTTTGGTCGCACGCAGGCGGCGACACCGCTGCCATGCTGAATACTGACAATTTACAGTGCTCTCTAGAAAGTGAAAGTCGAACGCTCTCTCCATGCCCCATTTACACTATTGATGACGTAGCAGCGCTTTTACAATCGGGACAGGCGGTGCAACTCGAGGAGGTTGAGGCAATGGAGACAACACAAGTGGGTACCCTGCCCGTTGAAAATGGCCGAATTAGTCCGGGGGGGACAATATACAAAGGGAGAGGAACGAGACGGTACCAAGGGCGGTATATGCACCTTCCCTTGAAGCGATTTCATCAAAATGGAATACACCTGGATGCCGTTAACGAAGGCGAAACAGAAGAAAACCGCCATGGCGAATTTCAGGAATATCACTCTAACGATCCTCGACTTACA CTTAAAAGTTCTAGACCTAAGGCCATCGtgaaggaagaaaaggcctTCACTTCTTACATTCGTCGCACAAATGCACCGTTCAGGGTTTGGGAAGGAGCTTTACCTGTTACATTCCACTAA